One Desulfobulbus propionicus DSM 2032 DNA segment encodes these proteins:
- the cas8c gene encoding type I-C CRISPR-associated protein Cas8c/Csd1 — MILQALASYYRRLSEEAGAEVAPEGFEKKEIPFVIVLDRSGHFIGLDDTREGEGKKKLARVFTVPKGIKKTSGIAANVLWDTPAYIVGRPKPDPKKETVKLLERAQEQFQCFQDTIRATFSDNEQDEAIAAVLNFLGKRDFEQLFSHTAWKEIEEKGMNISFRLDTDTCLICQRPGIVAQLIGNTQRVEGGDTHRVCLVSGEPDEPTRLHTAIKGVWGAQTSGANIVSFNLDAFRSYGKEQGLNAPVGGRAEFAYTTALNSMLVKGSKQRMQVGDASTVFWAEKKNDLEDVFADIFGEPSKENPEQATKAIRILYEAPKAGAPPLTEDYTPFFVLGLAPNAARIAVRFWHAGTVGETARHILQHFEDCKMVHGPKQPGFLSLFRLLVSTALQGKSENIPPNLAGEFMKAILAGTPYPKTLLAAVLRRCRAEREITYPRAALLKAVLARAARFYRQSEQEVGMALDTGNSNIGYRLGRLFATLEKIQEEASPGINATIRDRFYGAASSTPVAAFPHLMKLKNHHLAKLDNRGRAVNLEKVIGEIMDGIVDFPTHLSLQDQGRFAVGYYHQRQAFFIKNETN, encoded by the coding sequence ATGATTTTACAGGCTTTGGCAAGTTATTATCGCCGTCTATCCGAAGAAGCCGGCGCGGAAGTGGCTCCCGAGGGATTTGAAAAAAAGGAAATACCCTTTGTCATTGTGTTGGATCGCTCCGGGCATTTTATCGGTTTAGATGATACGCGCGAGGGAGAAGGGAAGAAAAAGTTGGCACGGGTGTTTACCGTCCCGAAAGGTATCAAGAAAACCAGTGGAATCGCCGCAAATGTTTTATGGGATACACCAGCCTATATCGTCGGTCGGCCCAAACCGGATCCCAAGAAAGAAACAGTCAAACTTTTAGAACGAGCACAAGAACAATTTCAATGTTTCCAAGATACTATTCGGGCGACTTTTTCGGATAACGAGCAGGACGAAGCAATTGCAGCCGTGTTGAATTTCCTCGGGAAAAGAGATTTTGAGCAGCTTTTTTCCCATACCGCGTGGAAAGAAATTGAGGAAAAGGGGATGAATATATCCTTTCGACTCGACACGGACACCTGTCTGATTTGCCAGCGCCCTGGTATTGTTGCGCAACTCATAGGTAACACGCAAAGAGTGGAAGGGGGCGATACCCATCGGGTGTGCCTTGTTTCCGGCGAACCGGATGAGCCGACCCGCCTGCACACGGCTATCAAGGGGGTATGGGGCGCACAAACGTCGGGAGCCAATATTGTTTCTTTCAACCTCGATGCGTTTCGTTCTTATGGAAAAGAACAAGGATTGAATGCGCCGGTGGGAGGAAGGGCTGAATTTGCATATACTACGGCACTAAATTCCATGTTGGTCAAAGGCTCGAAGCAGCGAATGCAAGTTGGTGATGCTTCTACCGTCTTTTGGGCCGAGAAGAAAAACGATCTGGAAGATGTTTTTGCCGACATCTTTGGCGAACCATCGAAAGAAAATCCCGAGCAAGCCACCAAGGCTATTCGCATTCTCTACGAAGCCCCGAAGGCCGGGGCGCCACCGTTGACTGAAGATTACACGCCATTCTTCGTTTTGGGGCTTGCCCCCAACGCCGCCCGCATCGCTGTGCGTTTTTGGCATGCGGGCACGGTGGGTGAGACTGCCCGCCATATCTTGCAACATTTTGAAGATTGCAAAATGGTGCATGGCCCCAAACAGCCTGGGTTTCTATCCCTTTTCCGCTTACTCGTCTCCACAGCCCTGCAAGGAAAGTCGGAAAATATCCCACCCAATCTTGCTGGCGAGTTCATGAAGGCAATTCTCGCCGGCACCCCTTACCCAAAAACCCTCTTGGCGGCGGTTCTCCGCCGTTGCCGGGCAGAACGTGAAATAACCTATCCCCGCGCCGCGCTTTTAAAAGCGGTTCTGGCTCGGGCAGCTCGATTTTATCGTCAATCAGAACAGGAGGTAGGTATGGCCTTGGATACAGGCAACAGCAATATCGGCTATCGGCTCGGGCGACTGTTCGCCACGCTGGAAAAGATTCAAGAAGAGGCAAGCCCCGGCATCAATGCAACCATCCGCGACCGTTTTTATGGTGCAGCTTCCAGCACTCCGGTGGCCGCTTTTCCGCATCTGATGAAATTGAAAAATCATCATCTTGCCAAGTTGGATAACCGGGGCCGTGCCGTGAATCTGGAAAAGGTGATCGGCGAGATCATGGATGGCATTGTCGATTTCCCGACGCAT
- a CDS encoding CRISPR-associated helicase/endonuclease Cas3, with amino-acid sequence MNHHDTLVPVAHSKSPSDWQSLEAHLEKVAELAEQHAMAFGAASWGRLVGLWHDLGKFSPDFQEYIRQASEAHLESKQGRVNHSSAGALLAIERFGKIGRILAYCIMGHHAGLPDWQSEIAPRASLAWRLEQKELLPTAIEAGIPTAILNQALPTEKAKNGTGLSRSLWLRMLFSSLVDADFLDTEAFMDPEKARRRQGYPTPTELAPLFDRYMTEKTAGAPFTKVNRIRAEVLQACREKAADSSGLFTLTVPTGGGKTLSSLAFSLCHATFHGKRRIIYVIPYTSIIEQTADQFRAIFGEAVLEHHSNLDVADVSKEDARSRLACENWDAPLIVTTTVQFFESLFASRTSRCRKLHNIAQSVVILDEAQLLPTDFLKPVLEVMRELQENYGVTFVLSTATQPALGPHKSMDFDFAGLPGLREIIPPSLNLYERLQRTRVKTLEGLTTSLPWDALASRLSSHESVLCIVNRRDDARVLWEKMPVGTFHLSALMCGAHRSERIAEIKANLKAEKPTRVVSTQLVEAGVDLDFPVVYRALAGLDSVAQAAGRCNREGALEQGMVYIFQPESKIPAGYLRQAAEIGRQLLMEQKVDPLAPERFEQYFRMFYWLRGSLLDKENILELLGNDPELRISFRTAAEKFKLIDEGVYVPVLVQYGEKGCQLIDLLRRQGPERWILRQAQRYVVNLPRSVHGQLLIDGAIEEIHPGIFVQGHGNLYDRNLGFCADRSLIYAPDELMI; translated from the coding sequence CACCTTAGTTCCAGTTGCACATTCAAAGTCACCGTCGGACTGGCAAAGTCTCGAAGCCCATTTGGAAAAAGTTGCCGAGTTGGCAGAGCAACATGCAATGGCGTTTGGTGCCGCATCCTGGGGGCGGCTTGTCGGTCTTTGGCATGATCTGGGGAAATTTTCTCCCGATTTCCAGGAGTATATCCGGCAGGCCAGTGAAGCCCATTTGGAGAGCAAGCAAGGGCGGGTTAACCACTCATCAGCGGGGGCGTTACTGGCTATCGAGCGATTTGGTAAGATTGGGCGTATCTTGGCCTATTGCATTATGGGCCACCATGCGGGACTGCCGGATTGGCAGAGCGAAATTGCGCCACGAGCATCTCTTGCATGGCGGCTGGAACAGAAGGAGTTGCTTCCAACGGCAATAGAGGCTGGTATCCCGACCGCAATCCTGAATCAAGCACTCCCCACAGAAAAAGCAAAAAACGGCACCGGGCTTTCACGTTCGCTTTGGCTGCGCATGCTTTTTTCCAGCCTTGTTGATGCCGATTTTCTCGATACCGAGGCTTTCATGGACCCTGAAAAGGCTCGGCGGCGTCAGGGGTATCCCACTCCTACCGAACTGGCGCCGTTGTTTGATCGGTATATGACCGAGAAAACAGCAGGAGCGCCCTTCACAAAGGTCAACCGCATTCGCGCCGAGGTATTGCAGGCGTGTAGGGAGAAGGCGGCAGATTCCTCGGGGTTGTTTACCCTCACCGTGCCCACCGGTGGTGGCAAAACCCTTTCTTCTCTGGCATTTTCCCTATGCCATGCCACCTTTCATGGCAAACGGCGAATCATCTACGTTATTCCTTATACCAGTATCATCGAGCAGACGGCGGACCAGTTCCGCGCCATCTTTGGCGAGGCGGTTCTGGAACACCACAGCAACCTGGATGTCGCCGATGTGTCAAAGGAAGATGCGCGCAGTCGCCTGGCTTGCGAGAATTGGGATGCTCCCCTCATTGTCACTACCACGGTACAGTTCTTCGAGTCCTTGTTCGCCAGCCGCACTAGCCGATGCCGAAAGCTGCATAATATCGCGCAGAGCGTGGTGATTCTGGACGAAGCGCAACTCCTGCCGACAGATTTTCTCAAACCGGTTTTGGAAGTCATGCGAGAGCTGCAGGAGAATTACGGCGTCACCTTCGTGCTCTCCACAGCTACTCAGCCTGCCCTCGGGCCACACAAGAGCATGGATTTCGATTTTGCTGGCCTACCCGGTTTACGAGAAATCATTCCCCCTTCATTGAACCTTTACGAGCGCTTGCAACGCACCAGGGTAAAGACTCTGGAGGGACTAACGACTTCACTCCCCTGGGATGCTCTCGCGTCACGCCTTAGTAGCCATGAATCTGTGCTCTGCATCGTCAATCGTCGTGACGATGCCCGTGTCCTGTGGGAGAAAATGCCTGTAGGCACCTTCCATCTTTCCGCTCTCATGTGCGGGGCGCATCGGTCTGAACGGATTGCTGAAATCAAGGCCAACCTGAAGGCGGAAAAGCCAACAAGAGTGGTCAGTACCCAACTTGTCGAAGCAGGTGTTGACCTCGATTTTCCAGTGGTCTACCGGGCGCTTGCCGGGCTCGACTCCGTGGCGCAAGCAGCCGGTCGTTGCAACCGGGAAGGGGCTTTGGAGCAAGGCATGGTGTACATCTTTCAACCGGAGAGCAAGATACCTGCGGGTTATCTTCGACAAGCCGCCGAGATCGGTCGCCAACTCTTAATGGAGCAGAAGGTTGATCCTCTTGCCCCGGAGCGGTTCGAGCAGTATTTTCGGATGTTCTATTGGCTGCGCGGCTCTCTGCTCGACAAGGAAAATATTCTGGAATTGCTTGGCAATGACCCGGAACTGCGGATCAGTTTCCGCACGGCCGCCGAAAAGTTCAAGCTCATCGATGAAGGTGTTTATGTGCCGGTCCTTGTTCAATATGGGGAAAAAGGCTGCCAACTGATTGATCTTTTGCGGCGCCAGGGGCCGGAACGTTGGATTCTTCGGCAAGCGCAACGCTATGTGGTCAATCTGCCACGATCCGTCCATGGGCAACTGTTGATCGACGGAGCCATCGAGGAAATCCATCCCGGTATCTTTGTGCAGGGGCACGGTAATTTGTACGACCGTAATCTCGGGTTTTGCGCGGATCGTTCTTTGATCTACGCACCGGATGAACTGATGATCTGA
- the cas5c gene encoding type I-C CRISPR-associated protein Cas5c produces MNGNGKRSALFRLKVWGRNACFTRPEMKVERVSYDVMTPSAARGVLEAILWKPAIRWLVERIDVLAPIRWESVRRNEVGSVMSPRSNGIFIEDQRQQRAGLFLRDVAYTIHARLELTAKAGAEDNLTKFQEMFLRRAEKGQCFHRPYLGCREFAADFTLIRQEEPLPEPIGISRDLGWMLYDIQHDNRADKNHVHCCTESCRPSFFRAELSNGVLLVPSPGDGEVRQ; encoded by the coding sequence ATGAACGGAAACGGAAAGCGAAGCGCTCTCTTCCGCCTCAAGGTCTGGGGGCGAAACGCCTGCTTTACCAGGCCAGAAATGAAAGTGGAACGTGTTTCGTACGATGTGATGACGCCTTCGGCAGCTCGGGGCGTACTTGAGGCCATCCTGTGGAAACCGGCTATTCGTTGGCTGGTGGAACGCATCGACGTCCTGGCTCCGATCCGTTGGGAGTCAGTCCGGAGGAACGAGGTCGGCAGTGTCATGTCCCCGCGTTCCAACGGAATTTTTATTGAGGACCAGAGGCAACAGCGGGCCGGATTGTTCCTGCGGGATGTGGCCTACACCATCCATGCGCGTCTGGAATTAACAGCCAAGGCCGGGGCGGAAGACAACCTCACCAAGTTTCAGGAAATGTTTCTGCGTAGGGCGGAGAAGGGGCAATGCTTTCATCGGCCCTACCTCGGTTGCCGGGAATTTGCCGCTGACTTCACTTTGATCCGTCAGGAGGAACCGTTACCGGAACCGATAGGTATATCCCGTGATCTTGGCTGGATGCTGTACGATATTCAGCATGACAACCGGGCCGACAAAAACCATGTGCATTGCTGTACCGAATCCTGCCGACCTTCTTTCTTTCGGGCGGAACTATCCAATGGGGTTTTGCTTGTGCCATCGCCTGGCGATGGGGAGGTGCGGCAATGA